gcgccggcgaaggAGAGCTGCCCGGCCCGAGAGGAGGCGGGGGAGCAACGGTCCGAGGCGGGTCCCACGCCACGTCGCCGTGTTGCGGACGGACGCTACCACTCCATATTTGGTGCACCTTCGCCCCGTCCTCAAGGATGCCGCGTCGTTTAGAGAACGCCACTGCAGCAAAAAAATCTGTATATGCTTACGCTACAGGCTTACAGAGCGGGGTAGAGAGCCCCACTGCGGAGAGCCTGAGGCCGGCAAGCAGGGGTGCTGCAATGCTGATGACGTGGACTTGccaccaccaaaatttcatctttttcgttttctttttatttgtaGACACAGTTTCAACGTAACACACGaactgttcttttttttttcaccaaAACTTAAGAGGCTCATTCTGTAGATGATTGTCTTTTTTCAGCAGCATTCTGTAgatgattgttttttttttgaaataactgTAGATGATTGTCAGTTACTACATTACATAGACGATGGTACAAGGGAAAATGTGACGATCGAGGAACAAACTGGATGCGTTTGCAGAGCAGCCTCCGACGACGAACCTTCAGCACTGAACCCTGCAGATGTTCGACTGCTCGTTCACCGGCGTTCAGTCTCGCGAGCCGGACTGGAGCAGGAAGAAGACGGCGAGGCCGACGACGAGCCCCGACACGACCAGCGCCagcgtcggcgccggcgtcgccacGCCGAAGTTCTGCGGCGGCAGCAAGTTGGGCGTCAGTTGTAAGCTCTTCGGCACGTGTGCAGGAACCACTCATCGGTCATGTGAATCTAAACTAGCAGCTACCTGGAGGAAGCCTTTGCCGGTGGCCACCTCGACGGAGATCGCCGAGGCGAAGCCGACCATGGCGGCGCGGCCCAGCCacacgtcggcgccgccgccgccctgcttcgCGCTCTGCTCGCACCGGATGGACAGCGCCCTGCCGGTCCTGGAGAAGACGCGCCTCTTGCTGGAGGTGACGCGCAGTGAACATGCTGCTGCATTTTGACACGATGGTCAGAAGGCACGAGTAGCAAATCACTAAATTGTAACACCATGTCAGAAAGTTTCAGTAGCCATGTTCATAATGCATTAATGCATGCAAGTCTTTCAGACAATCCAAAGAATGTTTTGTTTCGAAGAATCTTAAGACTCCACAACATTAGTTGAGTAACTACAGTACTAGATCTCAATAAAAAACCTACAATTAGCACACGCAAAATGCCTTCATAATCCAAGAATAACGACGCCCTGAATTAAGGTAAATCAACGCTGTTAATTTCATGGCTACCAAGCTGGAATGAAAAGCAGAGCTGCGCGTACAGTACCACGTCCGGACATGCAGGAGGAGAAGGAcggcgccgcggtggcggcggccaccggagACGCGCGGAGGACGGCGAACTGCGCCATGGGATATGGTTGGGAACGGAGCCGCttgctctcttcttcttcctcctcctcccctgctgcTGAACGAATGAATCCTCACCGGAGCTGCTCGTGCTCCAGTTTTTGTGTGCAGGGTGGGGGCGAGCGCAGGGCAGGGAGCCAGCCGAAGCGAGTGGCCGTCGGCTGGCCGACGTGGCCGCCTGGGAGCTTGGGAGGCATCCTATCTAGCAAAGAAAGAGCCATTCGTTTATGTGGGCCAGAGCCGTCCGTGTTCCTGGTTGGGCCAGGCTTGAAAAGGCCTGCCTGGCAAGAAGCCCACCCATCTATCAGGGGCTACTCCTTCAATtaaatataataaaatattttgcTTTGTTCGAATAAAGtaatttaattttaattaaatttataaaaaatattagcaTCTAACATTTCAAATAAGTAATATTAACatctaattattctcatttgacATTCAAAATGGTATTActctttttctataaatttgatcaaatttagaaCAGTTCGATTTAGGAGAAACTACAATACCTTACATTTCAGGATGGATGAAGTGCAtatagggcctgtttggtttgtgGCCTACGTCGCCGCACCGTGCCTAAGGTGCGGCGGCCGATTCAGCCGCCACACCTGTGGCGCGGAATGTGTGGCGAAACACGCCCATATATTATATATTACCGGCGTGCTGTGTGTTCACTGTTTGATTAGGAGGATGTAACTCTTCATCATATTCTTACCTAAAAATAACTTTGTGTTTTCATGGTACTTTGCCATCTTAGGTTTCTCAAGTCTGTTTTTAGCCTTCTATTTTCTTGTTCTTTCCCTAAGCTCAGTTGAGTCCTTGCCGCAAATATTGGTTTTTATCGAACCAAAAGCTTTTTCAGTGCGAATCAAAAGCTTCCCCTCGTCTCTTAAAAAAAATGAGCTTCCCCTCTAAACCCAAAACTTCCGTAGAAATCAAAAGTTTCTTCATTTCAAACCTCCGGATGCATCGAGGAAAGTCCTTTCGGCGAGCACAGGAGACGAGACACACAAGAAACAAAATTTGCAGGCGTCGCAGTGTCCGTCAGGATCACCCGGGCTGGAAAGAAAAGAATTCAGACAGGCCATCCCGTGTCCCTTCCTCGCCTGAACAGAACAGCGACGCGTCCTCCTGCCATCCTCCCTCCTTTCTCACCACATGACGAACTACTGTAATTGTTATTATACATAGCAAATTAGTAAGTAATGATACATGAACATGCGCATGTGTGTCtctgttctttttcttttttgaaaagatcTGCATATGTCTCTGTGCAAACTCTGCACGCTTTGCCTACCTCTGCACATCTAGCAAGCAACACAAGTGCAGtatttttttaggaaaaaaagaATCTGCTTGCAAGCCAGTTTCTGAATGGGCAGTAGAACGGTAGGCCAAGTGGCCGATTGTCAGGATCCCTCCCCCTCCTTAACCACCCACACAAACCTGAGCTAATCCTGGGATAAACAACACCTCTTCTGCTTAATAGAACTCCTCTGCTTGGCCATGCCCTGGCGACTCCCTGCCTGCCGACTGAGGGCACAGAGCGAGGGTCTCATCTTTGCTGGTATGCCAAGCTCTAGATGggaatttatttttttcgaACATGCAGAAGAGCTGCTTGCCGAAGGATGTTTCATTTTGTTTACTTCGTGGATTTGGTAGGTGTGATGTAGGGAAGGACCTTTTTCTTGATCTACTCTGAGGAACTTTATCCCTCTTGCAAGGACCTAAAGGAACATGATCCTTGGCCCCCACAATGTTGCAAAAATAATGGTTTGCGTCTACGTCGTTGGATAACCCCCAACAAAATCACAACgtattttatcaaaaaaaaaaaacaaaatcacaACGTTGGAGGGGGATGAAAAGACTATTGTGCCATTAGTGCTGTTATTCATATCTTCGTGGATATTCCTAAAAAAACATACGGATAGGATGCAATGCAAATGTAACTATAACtttatttctgttttttctaATATCATACTAAGGTCAGTTTCAGTATACAGTTTCATATCATACACTTATCAAGATTGAGAACTACATAACTGTACTAAATGGACTTTAATACCTATAaaacttctgtcacaccctgaaatttttgaattttaggatgtgaataaaattaa
The genomic region above belongs to Panicum virgatum strain AP13 chromosome 8N, P.virgatum_v5, whole genome shotgun sequence and contains:
- the LOC120686761 gene encoding stress enhanced protein 1, chloroplastic-like isoform X2, with protein sequence MAQFAVLRASPVAAATAAPSFSSCMSGRACSLRVTSSKRRVFSRTGRALSIRCEQSAKQGGGGADVWLGRAAMVGFASAISVEVATGKGFLQNFGVATPAPTLALVVSGLVVGLAVFFLLQSGSRD
- the LOC120686761 gene encoding stress enhanced protein 1, chloroplastic-like isoform X1 produces the protein MAQFAVLRASPVAAATAAPSFSSCMSGRAACSLRVTSSKRRVFSRTGRALSIRCEQSAKQGGGGADVWLGRAAMVGFASAISVEVATGKGFLQNFGVATPAPTLALVVSGLVVGLAVFFLLQSGSRD